Below is a genomic region from Eriocheir sinensis breed Jianghai 21 unplaced genomic scaffold, ASM2467909v1 Scaffold135, whole genome shotgun sequence.
GTGCAGTTTATGGGTGAAGGCGACGGTCATTATgcaggtaaagaaaaaacaagaaaggtgTGTGTTTGGACAGGTAATTAAGGGGATGTAAGACTGGGAAGGAcaggtgcgcgtgtgtgtgtgtgtgtgtgtgtgtgtgtgtgtgtgtgtgtgtgtgtgtgtgtgtgtttgcccttgGAAGTGAGATCAGCAGTTTAAGCTTCAGTTGATGCTTACTGAGGCGTCTGTgtgtaggtggtgatgatgatggtggtgatgatggtggtggtgatgatgatggtggtaatggtgttgaacAGGAGTGGTAGTGAATGATGATGACTGGGAATTGTTGTGAGTGTAGTGacgtggcgtggtggtggtactgatgatgatggtgatgatgatagcttgtggtggtggtggtggtgtgagtgttGTGAGTGGTgtaagtagtggtgatgatagggtAGGATGgcatgatagtggtgatggtggtggtgatggtgttgtggtgtttagattctagtggtggtgatgacagacaatggtggtggtgatggtggtggtggtggtgtaaggagGTAGACaggtggggaagaagaagaaaaagaaaaaaaaagaagaagaagaaggagaaggagaaggagaagaagaagacggaggaggagaacgagaaggagaagtagaagaaaatactGCAGTTAGAGTAGATGGGGAGTAGTTttaagtggtgatagtggtggtggtagtggtggaggtgatgggtggggttcgtgagggtgtggctgtgttAGGGAAGTGGTGGGGAAGCGGTGGGGACtggtaattacacacacaaagaacGGGATAATTTGTTCCTTTGTTGTAATTGGGGTGTttattgtagcagtagtagtagtagtagtagtagtagtagtagtaaatgtagaTTTGATGTGTTTTCTGTCTTATGTGTTTCTTATCGTAAAATGAGTAGAACAAATACAGTGGACCTCCTTATTCACCAacgttttcctttgctttcttgcTCTGTATTATCATTTTGTAGTCATTTTTGGGGGGGGACCAGTTTGTGTTGtggggttttatttttattttcgtctgcctttcaacgtaaaaaaaaaaaaacggttgcccatcatcaccatcatcacggccgttttctctttcatctgtTGCTTTGTTATCATTTTGTGTTCTGTTTTCAGGGGACCAGTGTGTATTATGTCCTTTCCCTACCATTTGTGTCTTCTAacgtaaagaaaattaaagaaaaattaaaacagtTGCCCACCACACTCACCCCGgccgttttctctttcatctgtTGCTTTGTTATCATTTTGTGTTCTGTTTTCAGGGGACCAGTGTGTATTATGTCCTTTATCTACCATTTGTGTCTTCTAacgtaaagaaaattaaagaaaaattaaaacagtTGCCCTCCACATTcacccccgttttctttctccctcagtGCTCCCCGGCAGCCCCAAAGACCAGCGCCACCActacctccaacaacaacaataacaacaacaacaacatcaatcatcaccacccctcctcctcctcctcctcctccttcacccactcctcttcctccgccgtcAGAAAGGCTCACCCGCCCCccgtgccgccccgccccgctaagGTACGTCAATGAAGCAACACCTgtactccgttttctttcttcccccgcCAGCTTTTGAGGTAGACTATAAGGGAAACATTTGTATGGATTTTTGTTGGGGGATTTTCTTttgttgtgtatttatttactttaatATCATTCCTTCCTGacttccccattcctcttcctctttcttctcccgcCAGCTACTTCGTTACGGACATAGGAAAGGTAGACTGATGTAAACTCTTGTATAGCATTTTTTTTCGTCAATATTTCTTTCGATTTTGATTTAGTTTCCCCTACTACATATAACCAGCTtacgtctttcttctttccttccttcattccttcgttccttatttccttccttccttccttctttcatattcttcctcctttcatcccttatgTGTTTATCTGCTTGCTTTTGTTAtttgtattagagagagagagagagagagagagaggggttggagATAAATAGGGAAgtaatctgacacacacacacacacacacacacacacacacacacacacacacacacatgccgctGACCTTGGCAAACCATCGTGACGAGAGCTTAGTacttacatgattttttttttcacaatctcCGTCGGTACACTTGTTACGTTATATTCTCAGTGCTTTGCGTAATTCTTGAGTTTTGCTGttccttttattcttattctctctctctctctctctctctctctctctctctctctctctctctctctctctctctctctctctctctcgacattgtTCATTGTGTCAACTCGGTTTCCGCTCAACTGcaagtacgtacacacacacacacacacacacacacacacacacacacacacacacacgaagggaaTATATAAACAATGAACAAAATATTTAAAAGCAGTACTCTTATTTTCTCCATATATCAAAAACCCTCTTTGGAAAaaaccctcttttctctccactattcttcccttttcagcccttccttctccccctctcctctctccttacaacctccccttcttccctctccttctcactaTACTTTTACCTTAATCTGGAATACCACTAAAGAAAACAAGCGGGTGGAATTTATACGGCGGTTGCTCTTTTAGGAAGCCCAGAAATATCACGCGTTATATATTTCTAGTATtgttcattcctttcccctttaaaGCGTCCCAGGTGTGCATAAATGAACCTGAGTCACctgtttgtgtggctggcaggtgAGGCTTATTACTCACacctggagggaggggggaagggggaagagggagaagagggaggaaggagaggtggaagagggggagggggaagaagaggggaggagagcaaAAGGGGAAGTGGAGTAatggagaggtgtggaagaggggagtagagtggaaggagggaaggaggggtacaggaggagggagtgaaggggatgtgcatgacgaaagggaaggagagcggaggagagagaagaggaagaggaggggagaggaaaggggttgggaaagtaaggggaaggtgggaggggttttaaaaggggaagggaaggaaatgggaaagaggggagatggaaaagtaaagggggaaggaaagagatggtagaggaaatgggtctctctctctctctctctcttccttttacttctctccttccttctctccttccttcttttcccgttcccctttctgttttccctccccactctttcccattttcttccttctctccttccttcttttcccactctcctttcttatttccctccctattctttccccattctccttccttccttctttaccttcttcctcactcattctccttcctctcttatttccttccttattctttctcatccctttattttccctctacCAACTCACTCCCGcatatcccttcctctttccctccctttctttcctttttccttcattcattcattcttttttatctgcatttttcccttctcgttcgtctttcgtttttcattccttgcttccctcccctcactaaatcttttcctcctcctcctttcttgctgtctctcccttccttcaatccatctctgcttcctttttttttttcctttccagtctATTGATGTCTTTCAtacctttgcttcccttctttccatcgctaaatccttccccttccttcctctcttcccttcttcctttcttcagctcttgtctactttctttcttcttcccttctgatTTTTCGGCATCTTTCatcattacttccttccttctttatctctttttcatctcctccctctcttccttctttccttcaattttactCCACTTCCTGCTTTTTCCATTCCGGACTTCTTacattcttcctctgtttttcacttccttccttccttccttccttcttttctcttggtcattctctactttctgctttccttccttcccagtctccttacattcttcctcttttcatttccttccttccttccttgctttctttcttttttccttccttcttttctttcaatcattctctactttctgccttccttcccagtctcctcacattcctcctcttttaatttccttccttccttccttcctgaaaaCTCATCCCCCCCGTCCACCTgtctcgcttcctccttccctccctccctccctccctcaagttGCATTGCCCCGTGTCAAGAGCTGAAGGTCGGCCTCCTAGTGTTTGCTGAGTGCCGCTTTGCGCGCTTACGTGGGTCCTTGTGGCTGGCGTGTGTGTTTGTCTTGGGGTTGGTGGCTTCTGTTGAgtatagggggaggggagggaaggggggagaaggggagggggcgggggtgtgggtgggtggttgggggAAGGGGTCTGTGTGTGAGGATGGGGAGTGGAgagttcccttgtgtgtgtgtgtgtgtgtgtgtgtgtgtgtgtgtgtgtgtgtgtatgtatgtatgtgtgtgtgtgtgtgtgtgtgtgtgtgtgtgtgtgtgtgtgtgtgtgtgtgtgtgtgtgtgtattcgttgtttctttgtgtatttttcatttattttgcttgcttagtttctttctttctttattttcttatttcgttgattcgttcgttctttcttggttgcttttcgttatattttcgccttttttgtctttagttttgtatctttatctatctgtttatttgtttttctttcctttttttctttcttcctttctttttctgtttcatcATGTTCTTTTCCTAGTgactttcctacacacacacaaacacacacacacacggtaggtaCTCACGGGGCAGAGTGGgcttggtggtggttgttgtagttgtggttgatgtggtggaggtggtggtggtggtggggctggtgaCGCGGGAGGgggtgggcgggggcgggggcggcggggactgctgggagggggtggtgggggaCAGGTTGCGTGCCCTTGGACCCGGCATCGCCTCCTCCATGTCCCCCAACCCTTtgctgaggagggagagaaaatatcaGTATAAAGGTCATCATTCAGTCATTTATAAGAGTCTACCTTCAATCAATACATTTTCTACAAAGGTTTAAGTCGTAGAAAATAAAGCATTGAAAGGTAGACTATAACATAACACCAATCAACGTTAACCCAAGATACTCGTAGCTATGGGTGAAGTAAGGGTTTACACTATAGGTATGcctgacctcggtgctcatctccgtcactatATCATAACACCAATTAACTTAAACTCTAAGGAACACGCACGTAAAGTTAGGAGTATTAACTATTCCtacgcgtgacctcagtgctcacctccgtcacagTAACTCTCTTAAACCTTACAATTAGCTATACCTTACCTACGTGTGACTTCAGTGAGTATCTCCGTCACAGTACCCCAAGGACTTAATATTATCTCATCATCAGCCATATTTATCTACCAACACAAGCATCATCTACTCTGATCTCacaaataaatagaagaagaatcCCAATCCACGCCTCCTCACCTTAGATTCGTTAGCTCCGCCTCGTGCTGGCTCTGTTCTGACCACAAACCGAGCTCCAGCTTCTGCCTGTTGACCCTGAGCACGGCCGAGGTGTAGTAGGAGTGGCCCGTGAACTGACACTTGAGGTCCTCCGGCCGCCCGCAGTTGAAAAGGTAGCAAGACCCGGAGCgctgggaaagaggagagggtgtGAATATATGTGAGCAGCGTCTTAGGTCATACCATTATGTTATAGTCTACCTCTCAATGCTTTATTTTCTACGACTTAAAACACTGTAGAAAATGTATTGATTGAAGGTAGTCTTAGAGATACCGAAGCGTTATTAGGTGATGTTGCTGAATCCGGGTCTTAGTTTCCGTATTAGTGAAGGGATgtaatgtgaaggaggaggatgagtggaTATATTTAAACCCGGACACTGAGTTGGAAGGGATAGCGGGAAGTGAGCgatgggagaggagagtggtTTTAAAGAGTATGTGAATAgcgtccttttttttatttttacagtctTAGTTCCcgtacttttattttattttatttttttacgttgttgcctattgcgccggtaggtggtcttcaggacagcatgtggatagttttaagccactcggcggtgactgaaaaatccgagtggtagcgtgaggattcgaacccgcgtcgtccatcacgcggcgaatgtgggtccagtacgctaccagttcggccaccgcctaccctgataAAGGGATGTGATGTAAATGAAGATATGTGAGGGTAACCTTAGCCCTTGCTGTCTAATTAGTTTTCTTGTTAATGAAGGGATGCGacggaaaggaagatgaatggaaAACTTTAGACTGGAAcgatgaaatggaagggaaatcaACACAactagaaaataagaaggaaaaaaggcggtcacagattgatagatagatagatagacagatagatagacacacaaaacaggaagaatatgagaaaaaaacaagataaatgagaCACGAGTTGGAAAGGGACACGACTTAacttgaaaaaaagggaagaaaaggcattAAAAAGTGAatgattaaataaacaaataaatacataggtagatagatagatagacagacacacaaacaagaagaataagaagaacagccAACTTAAGTGAGGAATAATAAGTGCAGGAAGAAGTCGAGCAAACAACTTGACGACACGTTCTGGGAGACACGTTAACAAGGCCCTAATTAACGCAGGTAAGTGTCCTCCAGGTGTTGACAGGTGTGTTGTGTTGACTGGGTTGCGTTGGGGAGGTGTTGCTTGTGTTTGAgttacttgtgtttttttttttttttttttttttttttttttggttacgtTGTTTCTGTTGTGTTGTAacagtgtgttgttgttgttgttttgttgttcctgtttgttttgtgttttgttttctctgaGTAAGGGTCTGCATGTTAAAatagtctcccccccccccccacacacacacgcacacacacatatctcgAGGTCTTCTGGGTAGTAAAGTCTGTATTGCGTTCATATGACTTAATGTTTCCCGTTACTGTTTCATGGAAGGTAGAAAGTGAGTTACGTTAGTGGACCATACATAGCCAGGGACATTCAGAAATCGAAAATGTGTGTTGCTGTGAGTTTAATAGTAAGCTGGGGTCACGAAAcaggtatccatttatctatctatttatatatgtatCCACCCATGTATTAATCTAGTTATCTAATTATATTCTtatctgactggctgactaactaatttaagaactatctatctatctatgtatttacccATGTATTAATCTAGTTATCTAATTATATTCTtatctgactggctgactaactaatttaagaactatctatctatctatgtatctacccATGTATTAATCTAGTTATCTAATTATATTCTtatctgactggctgactaactaatttaagaactatctatctatctatgtatttacccATGTATTAATCTAGTTATCTAATTATATTCTTATCTAactggctgacttactgactgactgactaatttaaggactaactatctatctatgcatcCGTCTATCTTTATACTGAACTAACTAAATGATTATCCAGCTAACTAAGGATAACTaactatgtatctgtctatccgtgtgtgtgtgtgtgtgtgtgtgtgtgtgtgtgtgtgtgtgggtggccgTGAAGCTTTACCCTCGCGGCGGATTAAATAACTGTCTAAAGGAGGGCTTAGGCGTGGGGCAGGTCAGTTCCCGCCTTGTCACACTTAACATAATGCCGAGCGAAAACCCGAGGCCGAGAGAAGGAACATAAACACGCTCAACCATCTTTTAACATCGCGAGGTGGAGGACGATGAATGCTTTATTTATAGACGTAGCGCTCTTATCCTAACAGCGTAGTGGCGAGGGTCTTGAGTGAATGCCATAGTTAATTAAGTATTCGAATTAAGAATACGAATGTGAATACGAACACAACGGTATACTAGAAAATCGAATGCAAATGGGAATGCTAAATGCAAGTATTCGTGGATGCATTCATGAACACTTTGCTTAGAAAAATAGCTTCTTGCTGCTGACTCGGCATGGCACTGCACTGAGGTAATTAAACGCTACAGTGACTTTATGAACAACGGTTGTGACTGGTGCCAATATTCAGTACAGCAGAGAcagatttgtttgttttcttgagaGTTAAATAAATGAAACTCAATTTGTCACACTAAGCCAAGTTTTTAGTAGTCTCATGCTGCAGACCTTACCTTTGCTCTTCGCCTTTACGCTAAAATGAATGTCTGTTCCTGATTACAAATTTATgattattcgtcagattattcgaaaaatacaaatactttgcTCAAGTCTTCGA
It encodes:
- the LOC126989865 gene encoding homeotic protein caudal-like; the encoded protein is MASKLRRPPLFGLDNPLGIPVLPKYSSAACKCSPAAPKTSATTTSNNNNNNNNNINHHHPSSSSSSSFTHSSSSAVRKAHPPPVPPRPAKVRQ